From Serinicoccus profundi, the proteins below share one genomic window:
- a CDS encoding GNAT family N-acetyltransferase: protein MAEDAASSAGPVRRSTGLRIVPPGPEHVPMLVQLGRDEQTRRWGDAVPVRDESTARSAIAVAQEGWERTQPWTPRRWVVEVTEQHGEDGDDGEGTVWLPAGTVEYRPDGHGAAEVGYAVHPDHRGRGVATRALGLALDHAFDEDGIVLARWRAEVGNWASRRVAWRLGFSVPVQVRGLLPGWGEDTAPHDGWLATLHRDEPREPAYLWREIPVLGEEDGDIRLRPWRADVDDTAALVSVDDVARAFVGPILPGVGEEAVSAWTRSRHESALLGHGLTWCIADGRSDAALGSISLFDLQDPFARGCCEVGYWLLPAGRGRGAMTQALRLVTRYAAAELGVHRIAAQTDERNTASHRALVRAGFRWTVTEPASCVYEAGGQRYATSRFALLLDEQGQPEDPPPAPSAQEPLATAGEVLPTLRSAGLVLRPWRSGDADRIVEAVNDPLTQQYLPELPAPYGQPEAEAFMETCATAVERGVRRTWAVADAADDRVLGAVSLSASTASEAPGELGYWAHPDARGRGVSTAAVRAVIRYAVAPVSEQGLGLPRVWLRAAGSNLASQRVALAAGLREVGRDRQAETLRDGSVDDLVRFDLLTQEMPTRE from the coding sequence ATGGCTGAGGATGCCGCATCGAGCGCGGGGCCGGTGCGCCGCAGCACGGGGCTGCGGATCGTCCCGCCGGGGCCGGAGCACGTGCCGATGCTGGTGCAGCTGGGCCGGGACGAGCAGACCCGGCGGTGGGGCGACGCGGTGCCCGTCCGCGACGAGAGCACGGCGCGTTCGGCGATCGCGGTGGCCCAGGAGGGCTGGGAGCGGACGCAGCCCTGGACCCCCCGCCGGTGGGTGGTCGAGGTCACCGAGCAGCACGGCGAGGACGGCGACGACGGCGAGGGCACGGTATGGCTCCCGGCCGGGACCGTGGAGTACCGCCCGGACGGCCACGGCGCGGCCGAGGTCGGGTATGCCGTCCACCCGGACCACCGTGGTCGAGGGGTCGCCACCCGGGCGCTCGGCCTGGCCCTCGACCACGCCTTCGACGAGGACGGCATCGTCCTGGCGCGCTGGCGGGCCGAGGTCGGCAACTGGGCCTCCCGCCGGGTCGCATGGCGGCTGGGCTTCTCGGTGCCGGTGCAGGTCAGAGGACTGCTGCCCGGGTGGGGCGAGGACACCGCGCCGCACGACGGGTGGCTCGCGACGCTGCACCGCGACGAGCCGCGCGAACCGGCATACCTGTGGCGGGAGATCCCGGTGCTCGGCGAGGAGGACGGCGACATCCGCCTGCGGCCCTGGCGCGCGGATGTCGACGACACCGCCGCCCTGGTGTCGGTGGACGACGTGGCCCGTGCGTTCGTCGGCCCGATCCTGCCAGGCGTCGGCGAGGAGGCCGTGAGCGCCTGGACGAGGTCACGGCACGAGTCGGCGCTGCTCGGGCATGGCCTCACCTGGTGCATCGCCGACGGCCGCTCGGACGCGGCGCTCGGCTCGATCTCGCTCTTCGACCTGCAGGACCCCTTCGCCCGCGGCTGCTGCGAGGTGGGCTACTGGTTGCTCCCGGCCGGGCGCGGTCGAGGCGCGATGACCCAGGCGTTGCGGCTCGTCACCCGGTATGCCGCGGCCGAGCTCGGCGTGCACCGGATCGCCGCGCAGACCGACGAGCGCAACACCGCCTCCCACCGCGCGCTCGTGCGGGCCGGCTTCCGGTGGACAGTCACCGAACCCGCGTCGTGCGTCTACGAGGCCGGGGGCCAGAGGTATGCCACCTCCCGCTTCGCCCTGCTCCTGGACGAGCAGGGGCAGCCGGAGGACCCGCCCCCCGCCCCATCGGCGCAGGAGCCGCTCGCCACCGCCGGTGAGGTGCTGCCCACGCTCCGGTCGGCCGGGCTGGTGCTGCGCCCCTGGCGCTCGGGTGACGCCGACCGGATCGTCGAGGCGGTCAACGATCCGCTCACCCAGCAGTACCTTCCCGAACTGCCTGCCCCTTACGGCCAGCCGGAGGCTGAGGCGTTCATGGAGACCTGCGCCACCGCCGTCGAGCGCGGCGTTCGCCGCACCTGGGCCGTGGCGGACGCCGCCGATGATCGGGTGCTGGGGGCGGTCAGCCTGAGCGCATCGACGGCCTCTGAGGCGCCCGGGGAGCTCGGCTACTGGGCTCACCCGGACGCGCGTGGCCGTGGGGTGAGCACGGCGGCGGTGCGCGCGGTCATCAGGTATGCCGTCGCCCCGGTCTCGGAGCAGGGCCTGGGCCTGCCGCGGGTCTGGCTGCGGGCAGCGGGCAGCAACCTCGCGAGCCAGCGCGTCGCACTCGCGGCCGGACTCCGCGAGGTGGGCCGGGACCGTCAGGCCGAGACCCTGCGCGACGGCAGCGTGGACGACCTGGTGCGCTTCGACCTGCTCACGCAGGAGATGCCCACCCGCGAGTGA
- the secA gene encoding preprotein translocase subunit SecA — MPNLFEKMLRAGEKSALRRLETVAKQVNALEEDFEGLSDAELREETDRFKARLADGQSLDQLLPEAFAAVREASKRTIGKRHFDVQIMGGAAMHQGNVAEMRTGEGKTLVATLPSYLNALTGRGVHVITTNDYLAQYQSELMGRVHRALGLETGCILSSMTPAQRREQYAMDITYGTNNEFGFDYLRDNMATSLKDLVQREHQFAIVDEVDSILIDEARTPLIISGPADQATKWYMEFSKVVRRLERGEAADPLRGIESTGDYEVDEKKKTVGVLERGIEKVEDYLGIDNLYESANTPLIGYLNNAIKARELFSRDKDYVVMDGQVMIVDEHTGRILPGRRYNEGMHQAIEAKEGVEIKNENQTLATVTLQNYFRMYDKLAGMTGTAQTEAAELHQIYKVGVLSIPTNKPMVRQDRSDLVYRTEEAKFTAVVDDIVERHRAGQPVLVGTTSVAKSEYLSDQLRRRGVKHEVLNAKHHEREASIVAEAGRKGAVTVSTNMAGRGTDIMLGGNSEFRAVAALQARGLDPHETPEEYEAAWDDALAQAEASVQAEHEEVTELGGLYVLGTERHESRRIDNQLRGRAGRQGDPGESRFYLSLQDDLMRMFNAALVDRVMSTSGIQDDVPIESKIVSRSIASAQSQVEAQHFETRKNVLKYDDVLNRQREVIYAERRRVLEGEDLHEQVRHFVNDVVADYVTSAGGAGLADGIDLETLWSDLRDVYPVGLTIEHVVQRAGSRAGVTTDLLVEEFTSDAQHAYDEREAELGEEVMRDVERRVVLQVLDRKWREHLYEMDYLKEGIGLRAMAQREPLVEYQREGYQLFQAVMEAIKEESVRFLFRAEVSPASQPTQQGQPKQGLTFLAPGEGGQAQTSAVRADGSHSDPPEGGSSDGGQGNRAQRRAAAQRGGS; from the coding sequence GTGCCGAACCTGTTCGAGAAGATGCTGCGCGCCGGAGAGAAGTCCGCGCTGCGCCGCCTGGAGACCGTCGCCAAGCAGGTCAACGCCCTCGAGGAGGACTTCGAGGGCCTGTCCGACGCCGAGCTGCGTGAGGAGACCGACCGGTTCAAGGCTAGGCTGGCCGACGGACAGTCCCTGGACCAGCTGCTGCCGGAGGCCTTCGCCGCCGTCCGCGAGGCCAGCAAGCGCACCATCGGCAAGCGTCACTTCGACGTGCAGATCATGGGTGGCGCGGCGATGCACCAGGGCAACGTCGCCGAGATGCGCACCGGTGAGGGCAAGACGCTCGTCGCGACGCTGCCGTCCTACCTCAACGCCCTCACCGGCCGTGGCGTGCACGTCATCACGACCAACGACTACCTCGCGCAGTACCAGTCCGAGCTCATGGGCCGCGTGCACCGCGCGCTGGGCCTGGAGACCGGGTGCATCCTGTCCTCGATGACGCCGGCGCAGCGTCGCGAGCAGTACGCCATGGACATCACCTACGGGACCAACAACGAGTTCGGGTTCGACTACCTGCGCGACAACATGGCGACCTCGCTCAAGGACCTCGTGCAGCGCGAGCACCAGTTCGCCATCGTCGACGAGGTCGACTCGATCCTCATCGACGAGGCCCGCACGCCGCTCATCATCTCCGGGCCCGCCGACCAGGCGACCAAGTGGTACATGGAGTTCTCCAAGGTCGTCCGCCGCCTGGAGCGGGGGGAGGCGGCCGACCCGCTGCGCGGCATCGAGTCCACCGGCGACTACGAGGTCGACGAGAAGAAGAAGACGGTCGGGGTGCTCGAGCGGGGCATCGAGAAGGTCGAGGACTACCTCGGCATCGACAACCTCTACGAGTCGGCCAACACCCCACTCATCGGCTACCTCAACAACGCGATCAAGGCCCGCGAGCTGTTCTCCCGCGACAAGGACTACGTCGTCATGGACGGCCAGGTGATGATCGTCGACGAGCACACCGGGCGCATCCTGCCGGGGCGCCGCTACAACGAGGGCATGCACCAGGCGATCGAGGCCAAGGAGGGGGTGGAGATCAAGAACGAGAACCAGACCCTGGCCACGGTGACGCTGCAGAACTACTTCCGGATGTACGACAAGCTCGCCGGGATGACGGGCACGGCCCAGACCGAGGCTGCCGAGCTCCACCAGATCTACAAGGTGGGCGTGCTGTCCATCCCCACCAACAAGCCGATGGTCCGCCAGGACCGCTCCGACCTCGTCTACCGCACCGAGGAGGCGAAGTTCACCGCGGTCGTCGACGACATCGTCGAGCGCCACCGCGCCGGGCAGCCCGTCCTCGTCGGCACCACCTCGGTCGCCAAGTCGGAGTACCTCTCCGACCAGCTCCGCCGCCGCGGGGTCAAGCACGAGGTCCTCAACGCCAAGCACCACGAGCGGGAGGCCTCCATCGTCGCCGAGGCGGGCCGCAAGGGCGCCGTGACGGTGTCGACCAACATGGCTGGCCGCGGCACCGACATCATGCTCGGCGGCAACTCCGAGTTCCGGGCCGTCGCCGCGCTGCAGGCGCGGGGTCTGGACCCGCACGAGACCCCGGAGGAGTATGAGGCGGCCTGGGACGACGCGCTGGCGCAGGCCGAGGCCTCGGTGCAGGCCGAGCACGAGGAGGTCACCGAGCTCGGTGGGCTCTACGTCCTCGGGACCGAGCGGCACGAGTCCCGCCGGATCGACAACCAGCTGCGTGGTCGTGCGGGCCGTCAGGGTGACCCGGGGGAGTCGCGGTTCTACCTCTCCCTCCAGGACGACCTCATGCGGATGTTCAACGCCGCCCTGGTCGACCGGGTCATGTCCACCTCGGGCATCCAGGACGACGTGCCGATCGAGTCCAAGATCGTCTCCCGGTCCATCGCCAGCGCCCAGAGCCAGGTCGAGGCCCAGCACTTCGAGACCCGCAAGAACGTCCTCAAGTACGACGACGTCCTCAACCGCCAGCGCGAGGTCATCTATGCCGAGCGCCGCCGGGTGCTCGAGGGCGAGGACCTCCACGAGCAGGTGCGCCACTTCGTCAACGACGTCGTCGCCGACTACGTCACCAGCGCCGGCGGTGCCGGTCTGGCCGACGGCATCGACCTCGAGACCCTGTGGTCGGACCTGCGCGACGTCTATCCGGTCGGGCTGACGATCGAGCACGTCGTGCAGCGGGCCGGCAGCCGGGCGGGCGTGACCACCGACCTGCTGGTCGAGGAGTTCACGAGCGATGCCCAGCACGCCTACGACGAGCGTGAGGCCGAGCTCGGCGAGGAGGTCATGCGCGACGTGGAGCGTCGGGTCGTCCTCCAGGTGCTGGACCGCAAGTGGCGCGAGCACCTCTACGAGATGGACTACCTCAAGGAGGGCATCGGCCTGCGGGCGATGGCCCAGCGCGAGCCGCTCGTGGAGTACCAGCGGGAGGGTTACCAGCTCTTCCAGGCCGTGATGGAGGCCATCAAGGAGGAGTCGGTCCGCTTCCTCTTCCGGGCCGAGGTCTCACCGGCGTCGCAGCCGACCCAGCAGGGTCAGCCGAAGCAGGGGCTGACCTTCCTCGCTCCCGGCGAGGGCGGCCAGGCGCAGACCAGCGCGGTCCGGGCCGACGGCAGCCACAGCGATCCGCCGGAGGGCGGGTCGTCCGACGGCGGGCAGGGCAACCGCGCCCAGCGTCGCGCGGCGGCCCAGCGCGGCGGCAGCTGA
- a CDS encoding Rv3235 family protein, whose protein sequence is MTGAERAPGVLHLRLVGTAEPAAEGVDWQAAPPEMPARDDYVQGSLAVDFRQEAYDTFFGPQATATDDLPEARAWADRMIRALLEIYAGTRPVDQLSRWMAPEVRERVARRAQLARRRGPQRAQPPRVRALRECHPADGVCEIAAVVHLDGRVRALALRMSGVDGRWLITALELG, encoded by the coding sequence ATGACCGGCGCGGAGCGTGCCCCCGGGGTCCTGCACCTGCGGCTCGTGGGCACCGCGGAGCCTGCCGCCGAGGGCGTGGACTGGCAGGCAGCACCGCCGGAGATGCCGGCTCGCGACGACTACGTGCAGGGATCGCTGGCGGTCGACTTCCGGCAGGAGGCCTACGACACCTTCTTCGGCCCGCAGGCCACGGCTACCGACGACCTCCCCGAGGCCCGGGCCTGGGCCGACCGGATGATCCGCGCCCTGCTGGAGATCTATGCCGGGACGCGACCGGTCGACCAGCTCTCCCGGTGGATGGCACCCGAGGTCCGGGAGCGGGTGGCCCGGCGCGCCCAGCTGGCGCGTCGACGCGGCCCGCAGCGAGCCCAGCCACCGCGGGTGCGTGCCCTGCGGGAGTGCCACCCGGCCGACGGGGTGTGCGAGATCGCGGCCGTCGTCCACCTGGACGGGCGGGTCCGCGCCCTGGCGCTGCGGATGAGCGGCGTCGACGGGCGCTGGCTCATCACCGCCCTCGAGCTCGGCTGA
- a CDS encoding LysM peptidoglycan-binding domain-containing protein, with the protein MRTSTAHRADAGQSGWRPSAWGALGSLGALGGAAAVGREAAHAWVGAGAEGFAADLLGALLALATALLVWVAAVLIAAAWHVRPDARPAAAARSRSAAVRVAAAVLVSLGAGVAGGAGAHAAPVSASTLSASEGTLPEHPAPGPVQASGDGPSSARGDGSESLDVPLPGWTPRTPSSESRPPGQIGLVSGAPADDLPESVVVRRGDTLWDLAARSLGPGATSADIAEEWPRWYAANLATIGPDPDLLLPGQELVVPGASEGRR; encoded by the coding sequence ATGAGGACCAGCACAGCGCACAGGGCGGATGCGGGGCAGTCCGGCTGGCGCCCGAGCGCCTGGGGTGCGCTCGGCAGCCTGGGCGCGCTCGGCGGGGCGGCAGCAGTCGGACGCGAGGCGGCGCACGCGTGGGTCGGCGCCGGCGCCGAGGGTTTCGCCGCCGACCTCCTCGGAGCGCTGCTCGCGCTCGCGACCGCACTGCTCGTGTGGGTCGCCGCCGTCCTGATCGCGGCCGCGTGGCACGTGCGCCCCGACGCCCGCCCCGCGGCGGCGGCGCGCTCCCGCTCGGCGGCCGTCCGCGTCGCCGCCGCCGTGCTCGTGTCCCTGGGCGCGGGGGTGGCGGGGGGAGCTGGGGCGCACGCCGCGCCGGTGTCGGCCTCCACCCTGTCCGCGAGCGAGGGCACCCTGCCCGAGCACCCGGCCCCCGGCCCCGTGCAGGCGAGCGGTGACGGACCGTCATCAGCGCGTGGTGATGGATCGGAGTCGCTGGACGTGCCGCTCCCGGGGTGGACGCCCCGCACGCCGTCGTCGGAGAGTCGACCTCCGGGGCAGATCGGCCTGGTCAGCGGCGCGCCGGCCGACGACCTGCCCGAGAGTGTCGTCGTCCGCCGGGGGGACACCCTCTGGGACCTCGCGGCGCGGTCGCTGGGCCCGGGGGCCACCTCGGCCGACATCGCCGAGGAGTGGCCGCGGTGGTATGCCGCCAACCTCGCCACCATCGGTCCCGACCCCGACCTCCTCCTGCCCGGCCAGGAGCTCGTCGTGCCCGGGGCCTCGGAGGGACGACGATGA
- a CDS encoding helix-turn-helix domain-containing protein, which produces MAGPRFLTLTDVADTLNVSLSQVKALVRSGDLPGVKLGGRGVWRVEADELEAYIQRMYAQTRESLHLGDGP; this is translated from the coding sequence GTGGCCGGGCCCAGATTCCTGACGCTCACCGACGTGGCGGACACCCTCAACGTCTCGCTCTCCCAGGTCAAGGCGCTCGTCCGGTCCGGCGACCTGCCCGGGGTCAAGCTCGGGGGGCGCGGGGTGTGGCGGGTCGAGGCCGATGAGCTCGAGGCCTACATCCAGCGGATGTATGCCCAGACCCGCGAGTCCCTGCACCTCGGCGACGGCCCGTGA